ACATCCGCTGCGGCTACCACCCCACCCTGCACACCGGCTCGCAGGCCGAGGCCGCCGAGACGCTCATCGGTGACCTCGTCGACTTCCGAGGGCGACACGACCTGCGCCGCGTCGTCGTGATCAACCTGGCCTCGACCGAGCCGCCCGTACCGCTGGTCGACGCGCACCAAGACCTCTCCGCACTGGAACAGGCGCTGGCCGACCCGACGCGCGCGGTGTTGCCCGCCAGCTCGCTGGCCGCCTACGCCGCCCTGCGCGCGGGCTGCCCGTTCGTCGACTTCACCCCGTCCACCGGCATCACGCTGCCCGCACTGCGCGAACTGGCCGCTCTCAAGGGGCTGCCCTACGCCGGAAGCGACGGCAAGACCGGCGAGACCCTGCTACGCACCGTCCTCGCCCCCATGTTCACCGCCAGGGCCCTGAAGGTCCGGTCCTGGGCGGGCACCAACCTGCTCGGCGGCGGCGACGGCGCCACCCTCGCCGACCCCGAGTTCGCCGCCAGCAAACTGGAATCCAAGGCACGCGGACTCGCCGCGCTGCTCGGCGACGACGTCACCGCGCCGCTGCACATCGACAACGTCCCACACATGGGCGACGTCAAGACCGCCTGGGACCACGTCGC
This Actinoalloteichus hymeniacidonis DNA region includes the following protein-coding sequences:
- a CDS encoding inositol-3-phosphate synthase; translation: MNTSEGVGRTGIWLIGARGSVSATVISGLLALRAGLVESTGLVTERAPFDAAPLPTWDELVIGGHDIVDTALEKRVEQLSEAGLVPASVLRSITEGLREVETDIRCGYHPTLHTGSQAEAAETLIGDLVDFRGRHDLRRVVVINLASTEPPVPLVDAHQDLSALEQALADPTRAVLPASSLAAYAALRAGCPFVDFTPSTGITLPALRELAALKGLPYAGSDGKTGETLLRTVLAPMFTARALKVRSWAGTNLLGGGDGATLADPEFAASKLESKARGLAALLGDDVTAPLHIDNVPHMGDVKTAWDHVAFDGFLGAKMTLQLTWTGYDSSLAAPLVLDLARLTAAAHATGRSGPLGELAFFFKSPLGNEEHRFAEQARELADWIQTLRTDLGGTADTDAVVSE